The Roseibaca calidilacus genome has a window encoding:
- a CDS encoding DUF2335 domain-containing protein, whose product MRENESGSDQQKSDEHEKGTVTSAEPQGDDVDLSEVNSLETEEADEIRSIVQSAMYAGPLPPPQMLHQYEAVLPGMADRIMSMAEKEQAIRSRDNGWLVFNDFARVFGSVVVSLGLVGGAIYCAVIGQPAVAIAFAASGLVPQIVKYFNGKKDT is encoded by the coding sequence TTGCGCGAAAATGAAAGTGGGTCTGACCAACAGAAGTCGGATGAACACGAAAAAGGGACTGTAACTTCGGCTGAGCCGCAAGGTGATGATGTTGATCTCTCCGAAGTAAACAGTTTGGAGACCGAAGAAGCCGACGAAATCAGGTCCATCGTGCAGTCTGCCATGTATGCGGGTCCGCTACCTCCGCCGCAAATGCTGCATCAATACGAAGCGGTCCTCCCCGGTATGGCTGATAGGATCATGTCGATGGCCGAGAAAGAGCAAGCAATCCGCTCAAGGGACAACGGTTGGTTGGTCTTTAATGATTTTGCTCGCGTTTTTGGGTCCGTTGTTGTTTCTTTGGGCTTAGTTGGCGGAGCGATATATTGTGCTGTCATCGGACAGCCAGCGGTCGCAATAGCATTCGCGGCCTCCGGGCTGGTTCCCCAGATTGTCAAATATTTCAACGGTAAGAAAGATACATAG
- a CDS encoding sulfotransferase family 2 domain-containing protein, with amino-acid sequence MFKTFVDRERGVALLLNPKVLTTFTRRFLTDGMREFHGLSDPSAGRYRLVKNARRFPMARLRDYLHFRTHHDDYKIFAFVRNPYARVYSGWKDKFYDGHKGSDYGRLSGYPRSMRRGELKKARAYCRKHGLPGAAEGELVPFASFVRYMADQPPGERNQHWDQQVLVLQQPKFRLAGAYKIEHELDKGIRTIAEALEFDPDWAVTQLSRKANVSSRYDGSAHPMTDEVAEEVFHACEPDFDVFGYDKESYRELW; translated from the coding sequence CTGTTCAAGACCTTCGTCGACCGCGAGCGAGGCGTGGCGCTTCTGCTCAATCCGAAGGTGCTCACGACGTTCACACGGCGCTTTCTGACCGATGGCATGCGAGAGTTCCATGGGCTCTCAGACCCGTCGGCAGGCCGCTATCGGCTGGTGAAGAATGCGCGGCGTTTTCCCATGGCACGGCTCAGGGATTACCTGCATTTCCGCACTCACCACGACGACTACAAGATATTCGCCTTCGTCCGCAACCCCTATGCACGGGTCTATTCCGGCTGGAAGGACAAGTTCTACGACGGGCACAAGGGCTCTGACTACGGGCGGCTCTCGGGCTATCCTAGGTCCATGCGGCGCGGTGAACTGAAAAAGGCGAGGGCCTATTGTCGGAAACATGGCCTGCCGGGGGCCGCTGAAGGCGAGCTGGTGCCATTTGCCAGCTTCGTACGCTACATGGCTGACCAGCCGCCGGGGGAGCGCAACCAGCACTGGGACCAGCAGGTGCTTGTCCTGCAGCAGCCCAAGTTCAGGCTGGCGGGCGCTTACAAGATCGAGCATGAACTTGACAAGGGCATCAGGACGATCGCAGAAGCGCTGGAATTCGACCCTGACTGGGCCGTTACTCAGCTTAGCCGCAAAGCGAATGTCTCGAGCCGTTACGATGGCTCTGCGCACCCGATGACCGATGAGGTGGCCGAGGAAGTCTTTCACGCCTGCGAACCGGATTTCGACGTATTCGGCTATGACAAGGAAAGTTACCGGGAGCTTTGGTAG
- a CDS encoding KpsF/GutQ family sugar-phosphate isomerase: MSSQVIEDAIKAGRDVLHTEARALHRMADNLGPEFAQAVETLTGLKGRLIVVGIGKSGHVGRKMAATFASTGTPAHFVHASEASHGDLGMITQDDCCILLSNSGESRELSDVINYTRRFNIPMIAITRVLHSTLGSRADIVLALPDEPEACAIGMAPTTSTTASMALGDALAVAVMRRKGFDPENFHIFHPGGKLGAQFLRVSDLMYTGDLLPLVQEDTPMPDVLMRMTGTGYGVAIIVDGQRLTGIITDGDLRRNMDGLMTRRAGDVATRNPKTITPESLVSEAVAVMNAKKVTALCVVNDTESLSGLIRLHDCLRAGVV, encoded by the coding sequence GTGTCATCCCAAGTGATCGAAGATGCAATCAAGGCTGGCCGCGACGTGCTGCATACGGAAGCGCGCGCTCTGCACCGGATGGCCGACAATCTTGGACCGGAATTTGCGCAAGCCGTGGAAACGCTAACCGGGCTAAAAGGCCGGCTTATTGTCGTCGGCATTGGCAAATCCGGGCATGTGGGGCGCAAGATGGCCGCGACCTTTGCCTCGACCGGGACGCCCGCGCATTTCGTGCATGCATCGGAAGCCAGCCACGGTGATCTTGGCATGATTACCCAAGACGATTGCTGCATCCTGCTGTCCAATTCCGGCGAGTCGCGGGAATTGAGTGATGTGATCAACTACACACGCCGGTTCAACATTCCGATGATTGCCATTACCCGCGTGCTGCACAGCACGCTGGGCAGCCGTGCCGATATCGTGCTGGCCTTGCCAGACGAACCCGAAGCTTGCGCCATTGGCATGGCGCCGACCACTTCGACCACGGCCAGCATGGCGCTGGGCGATGCGCTGGCCGTCGCGGTTATGCGCCGCAAAGGGTTTGACCCTGAAAATTTCCACATTTTTCACCCCGGCGGCAAGCTGGGTGCGCAATTTCTGCGCGTGTCGGACCTGATGTATACCGGCGATCTTCTCCCGCTGGTGCAAGAAGATACGCCCATGCCCGATGTGCTGATGCGGATGACGGGAACCGGCTATGGCGTGGCGATCATCGTTGATGGACAGCGCCTGACCGGTATCATCACCGATGGCGATCTGCGCCGCAACATGGACGGCTTGATGACCCGCCGCGCAGGCGATGTGGCCACCCGAAACCCCAAGACCATCACCCCGGAATCATTGGTGTCAGAAGCCGTGGCGGTGATGAACGCCAAGAAGGTGACAGCGCTTTGCGTGGTGAACGACACAGAAAGCCTGTCAGGCTTGATCCGGCTGCACGACTGCCTGCGCGCCGGTGTGGTATGA
- a CDS encoding haloacid dehalogenase-like hydrolase: MAHHHVDFVQMNSKPALYDAAGLLAACPDAVLAVDLDGTLVPGDMLRRGLVQLLWRAPWSSVLLAAALAQGGRPGLKRAVAQRAPFDPAGLRYNAAVLALIRLWRAAGRRVVLATAAEDGTARAIAGHLELFDEVHASTLGNNLKGRDKAAFLSKRYGAQGFVYVGDGAADLHVWAKAAGAVLVTESPKLHAQVRKMGIPMLRLTSTDGA, from the coding sequence ATGGCGCATCACCATGTCGATTTTGTGCAGATGAACAGCAAACCGGCACTCTATGACGCGGCCGGCCTGTTGGCTGCCTGTCCTGACGCGGTGCTGGCTGTCGATCTGGACGGCACGCTTGTGCCGGGCGACATGTTGCGGCGCGGATTGGTCCAGCTGCTTTGGCGCGCGCCTTGGTCGTCGGTGCTGTTGGCTGCGGCCTTGGCGCAAGGGGGGCGTCCCGGCCTTAAGCGCGCCGTGGCGCAGCGCGCTCCGTTCGATCCTGCGGGCCTGCGCTACAATGCCGCCGTTCTGGCGCTGATCCGCCTATGGCGCGCGGCGGGGCGGCGGGTTGTGCTGGCCACGGCAGCAGAGGACGGCACGGCGCGGGCGATCGCTGGGCATCTGGAGCTTTTTGATGAGGTTCATGCGTCCACCCTTGGCAACAACCTCAAGGGGCGCGACAAGGCAGCTTTTCTGAGCAAGCGCTACGGCGCGCAAGGCTTTGTCTATGTTGGCGACGGGGCCGCTGATCTGCATGTCTGGGCCAAGGCCGCCGGTGCGGTGCTTGTCACGGAAAGCCCGAAATTGCATGCGCAGGTGCGAAAGATGGGTATTCCCATGCTGCGCCTGACCTCCACAGATGGTGCGTGA
- a CDS encoding UbiA family prenyltransferase: MTRDDSIEQRHRRQARAANIKDYLRLARFDHSTKHMFILPGIALALLLRGDQGEPLLNIPLGFLAAICAASANYVINEWLDRDFDRHHPEKSERAAVQVSLDIRLVYAWYGTLALAAVALGFAIHGGFGVTILCFLAAGLVYNVPPLRSKDRPYLDVVSESVNNPLRLMLGWAMIDPVTLPPVSVLLSFWFGGAFLMNTKRLAEFRDIVADLGQARLALYRKSFAHYTEARLSVANLTYALLCVMFLAVFVAKYRIEYVLLFPIVVYLCRRGRSRANRKSCFPKFA; the protein is encoded by the coding sequence ATGACCCGTGACGATAGCATTGAACAGCGGCATCGGCGCCAAGCCCGGGCGGCAAATATCAAAGACTACCTGCGCTTGGCCCGCTTTGACCATTCCACCAAACATATGTTCATCCTGCCCGGCATTGCACTGGCGCTGTTGCTGCGCGGCGATCAAGGAGAGCCTTTGCTGAACATCCCCTTGGGGTTTCTGGCAGCGATCTGTGCGGCTTCGGCGAATTATGTCATCAATGAATGGCTTGATCGTGATTTCGACCGCCATCACCCCGAGAAATCCGAACGCGCCGCCGTGCAGGTGTCGCTGGATATACGACTGGTCTACGCATGGTATGGCACATTGGCGCTTGCGGCAGTCGCACTTGGCTTTGCAATTCATGGCGGGTTTGGCGTGACAATCCTGTGCTTTCTGGCCGCCGGGCTGGTCTATAACGTGCCGCCGCTGCGCAGCAAGGACCGGCCCTATCTGGACGTGGTGTCGGAATCCGTCAACAATCCGCTACGGCTGATGCTGGGCTGGGCCATGATCGACCCGGTCACCTTGCCGCCAGTGTCGGTTCTGCTCAGCTTTTGGTTTGGTGGCGCATTCCTGATGAATACCAAGCGCTTGGCCGAGTTCCGCGATATCGTGGCAGATTTGGGCCAAGCGCGCCTTGCGCTTTATCGCAAGTCTTTTGCCCATTACACCGAAGCGCGGCTGTCGGTGGCAAACCTGACCTATGCGCTTTTATGCGTGATGTTCCTTGCAGTCTTCGTGGCGAAATACCGCATCGAATATGTGCTGCTGTTCCCGATTGTCGTGTATCTGTGCAGACGGGGTCGGTCGCGCGCAAACCGGAAAAGCTGTTTTCCGAAATTCGCCTGA
- a CDS encoding 3-deoxy-D-manno-octulosonic acid transferase — MLPSLWHGLAKQIHRHQAAKRDRFRERLGHSSIPRPSGRVIWVHAESVGEVSTVASLLHDIAEHGHIVITTTTQSGAERVESLGSERILHQFKPADTPVAIGRFLDHWRPRAAVFVESDMPPVALSILRQRGIARALLAARPSGTRRRAPKIAAALLAEFDLVTASSQSVADELEGLKVKVHHVEDLKAYQSAVTEPLPWSEAQRTRPIWLAVSAHPEEYDLLFAAHDHLQAREPTALMVIAPRHPVSSRAWAPKRFAPVFFSDGHQPKDDTGLFVMDAFGHVPQLHLLSHVSFIGGSLGKRGGHSPWEAARAGSYILTGPDIANNAPAYNGLAHEIITTPNALADAVCKAWAAPRPAPILRSAKNSQTTRAVLDMLQAQC; from the coding sequence ATGCTACCAAGCCTGTGGCACGGACTGGCTAAACAGATTCACCGGCACCAAGCTGCCAAGCGGGACCGGTTCCGCGAACGGCTGGGACATTCGAGCATACCGCGCCCAAGCGGTCGGGTAATTTGGGTGCATGCAGAGTCTGTAGGCGAGGTGAGCACAGTCGCCAGCCTATTGCACGATATCGCCGAGCACGGCCATATCGTGATAACGACAACAACGCAAAGCGGAGCCGAACGGGTTGAAAGTCTGGGGTCGGAACGCATCCTGCATCAGTTCAAACCCGCCGATACACCGGTTGCGATTGGGCGTTTTCTTGACCATTGGCGCCCCCGCGCCGCTGTGTTCGTAGAAAGCGACATGCCGCCGGTTGCGCTGTCCATCTTGCGACAACGCGGCATCGCCCGTGCGCTTTTAGCGGCCCGTCCCTCGGGAACGCGGCGCAGGGCCCCGAAAATCGCTGCGGCTCTACTTGCAGAATTTGACCTCGTGACCGCCAGTTCGCAAAGCGTGGCGGACGAGCTTGAGGGCCTAAAGGTCAAGGTCCATCATGTCGAAGACCTGAAAGCCTATCAAAGCGCGGTGACGGAACCGTTACCTTGGTCTGAGGCACAACGCACAAGGCCCATCTGGTTGGCCGTATCGGCGCATCCCGAAGAGTATGATTTGCTTTTTGCCGCCCACGATCACCTCCAAGCCCGTGAGCCGACCGCGCTGATGGTGATCGCGCCGCGCCATCCCGTGTCAAGCCGGGCATGGGCCCCAAAGCGCTTTGCACCGGTGTTTTTTTCGGATGGTCATCAACCAAAAGATGACACAGGGCTGTTCGTGATGGATGCATTTGGCCACGTGCCACAACTTCACCTGTTAAGCCATGTTAGCTTTATCGGCGGATCCTTGGGCAAGCGGGGCGGCCATAGTCCGTGGGAAGCTGCGCGCGCAGGGAGCTACATTCTGACCGGGCCAGATATTGCCAATAACGCACCCGCCTATAACGGGCTTGCGCATGAAATCATCACGACGCCTAACGCGCTTGCCGATGCGGTTTGCAAGGCATGGGCTGCGCCCCGCCCTGCGCCAATCTTGCGTAGCGCCAAGAACAGCCAGACCACCCGCGCCGTGCTGGACATGTTGCAGGCCCAATGCTGA
- a CDS encoding GtrA family protein: protein MTRTVPRQRFFRYILTGGAAALVDLGGFAMLLQFPVPIALAGTASFALAVLVNYTLTSRFVFQVQPGLQRLPAFALGALAGLCINMGGTLGLSALGFAPVLAKCAGIGMAFLFNYAINAAVIFRR, encoded by the coding sequence ATGACCCGAACTGTGCCCCGGCAACGCTTTTTCCGCTATATCCTGACCGGCGGCGCGGCGGCTCTGGTCGATCTGGGCGGCTTTGCGATGTTGTTGCAGTTTCCCGTGCCGATCGCGCTGGCCGGGACAGCGAGTTTCGCACTTGCCGTTTTGGTTAACTACACGCTGACCTCGCGCTTTGTGTTTCAGGTGCAACCGGGACTGCAGCGCCTGCCAGCGTTTGCCCTTGGGGCTTTGGCCGGGCTTTGCATCAACATGGGGGGCACATTGGGGCTAAGCGCCTTGGGCTTTGCACCGGTTTTGGCAAAATGCGCCGGCATCGGCATGGCCTTTCTGTTCAACTATGCGATCAACGCTGCGGTGATATTTCGTCGGTAA
- a CDS encoding acyltransferase family protein, protein MVGDIPRLPAKTLGIGRIATFDGLRGVAALVVVVFHFLAMLHPDWVSDYAQAPALLLATPLAVFWNGFFAVAVFFVLSGFVMAAAAERRHANLLENALLRYLRLALPVLASILLAYLWLRLMPNAAGNLARSLDAPSEWLAFTAQGPLPGLGAAIHDGLAGSFITGMSPFNNVLWAMQVELVGSLFLFAAYWLGGFGPWVRFAALAGFALLGLLVLRDIYLCFVTGALLYEGHKAGIWLRLPPVTGLLALALGMMLGTPGGRFAISWLPEFVPDRLYPGNPWGLAPVAGATLILLAALQLRTLQNWFKTAPLQWLGRVSFGLYLVHVPILYTFLAWERLTLGLPELLLFPAYLAAVLALAYLFTLVVDEPTLRLLGRIREQLARLRSLTRVPSLTASATAPVWPWVLLASAGLMATTLINGGVAIYYDSAIYLHRPEGMLRLLSSMPFMDLVPTDAAPAAALPQDSNTTGATAPALQFSGRSIFYQIFAWSGLEAGRLWSLAAAHAVMVAYPAALLLAHGLGRAPRWGFILGLSALGLLTPLGLSIGTAMPDILAGVLVLALTALMVGWQALRWWDRTLLLALVGFAMLSHTSHLLLAPALVIAVLLLPLRSAAMWRTAAMIGLVCTAVVGFEQLHKTLRNQGSDTIHVTRPHLTAHLVDDGPGVDYLRRACPDVGFRLCAYVDHLPIEWRDFLFGGSEPGTRFFADGPPELQKAISLEQFAFTRAVVADDPVAVLDFATAAFLRQMVMFDPAGLLLPAYLMERMDDRALALFDAYPDWMKAQLRTLAVVEQEHLLSMLHISTIGLTLLALAVLGQALYRGAEHRAQRELVLVCAALLLGVMLNAAICGVLASPYDRFQARIIWLVPLAGLALIAARRAPAARRNGPDPHKPERPFT, encoded by the coding sequence ATGGTCGGCGACATTCCTCGATTGCCTGCCAAAACACTTGGCATCGGCAGGATCGCGACCTTTGACGGGTTGCGCGGGGTTGCCGCACTGGTTGTCGTGGTATTTCACTTTCTTGCAATGCTTCATCCCGACTGGGTGTCTGATTACGCCCAAGCGCCTGCCTTGTTGCTCGCAACCCCTCTGGCGGTTTTCTGGAACGGTTTTTTCGCAGTCGCAGTGTTTTTCGTGCTGTCGGGCTTTGTCATGGCCGCCGCGGCAGAACGGCGTCACGCAAACCTGTTGGAGAACGCGCTGCTGCGCTACCTGCGGCTGGCGCTGCCTGTTTTGGCCAGCATTCTACTGGCCTACCTGTGGCTTAGACTGATGCCCAACGCCGCAGGCAACCTGGCCCGCAGTCTAGACGCCCCTTCGGAATGGCTGGCCTTCACGGCCCAAGGGCCGCTGCCCGGTTTGGGCGCTGCCATCCACGACGGGCTGGCGGGCAGTTTCATTACCGGCATGTCACCTTTCAACAATGTGTTGTGGGCCATGCAAGTGGAACTGGTCGGTTCGCTGTTCCTGTTCGCGGCCTACTGGCTGGGCGGGTTCGGACCTTGGGTGCGCTTTGCCGCATTGGCCGGGTTCGCCCTGTTGGGCCTGCTGGTGCTGCGCGATATCTATCTATGTTTCGTAACCGGCGCGCTTTTGTACGAGGGCCACAAAGCTGGGATCTGGCTGAGGTTGCCGCCGGTCACAGGGCTGCTGGCGTTGGCCTTGGGGATGATGCTGGGCACGCCCGGCGGCAGATTTGCAATAAGCTGGCTCCCCGAATTCGTGCCGGACCGTTTGTATCCGGGCAACCCTTGGGGCTTGGCACCCGTCGCGGGTGCCACGCTCATTCTGCTGGCGGCGCTTCAGCTTCGGACCCTGCAAAACTGGTTCAAAACTGCGCCACTGCAATGGCTTGGACGGGTTTCCTTCGGGCTATACTTGGTGCATGTGCCGATTCTTTATACTTTCCTTGCGTGGGAAAGGCTGACCCTTGGGCTGCCTGAATTGCTGCTTTTCCCTGCCTATCTGGCTGCGGTGCTGGCCTTGGCGTATCTGTTCACACTTGTTGTGGACGAACCAACCTTGCGCTTGTTGGGCCGAATTCGCGAACAGCTTGCCCGCCTGCGCAGCCTAACCCGCGTGCCCAGCCTGACCGCCAGCGCCACCGCGCCGGTCTGGCCATGGGTCTTGTTGGCCAGCGCGGGCCTGATGGCCACGACCCTGATAAATGGCGGTGTCGCCATCTATTACGACTCTGCCATTTACCTGCACCGTCCCGAGGGGATGTTGAGGCTACTTTCGTCTATGCCATTCATGGACCTCGTGCCAACAGACGCAGCGCCTGCCGCTGCCTTGCCGCAAGACAGCAACACGACAGGCGCTACCGCGCCCGCGCTTCAATTCAGCGGGCGGTCCATATTCTACCAGATCTTCGCTTGGTCAGGGCTGGAAGCCGGGCGGCTATGGTCACTGGCGGCGGCGCATGCGGTGATGGTGGCCTACCCGGCGGCCTTGCTGCTGGCGCATGGGCTTGGCAGGGCACCGCGCTGGGGCTTTATTCTGGGTCTCAGCGCGTTGGGGCTGTTGACCCCGCTTGGACTGTCGATTGGCACGGCCATGCCCGATATCTTGGCGGGGGTGCTGGTGCTGGCTCTGACGGCGCTAATGGTCGGGTGGCAAGCGCTTCGCTGGTGGGATCGGACCTTGCTGTTGGCGCTGGTCGGCTTTGCGATGTTGTCGCATACCAGCCACCTTCTGTTGGCACCGGCGCTTGTCATCGCCGTGCTGTTGTTGCCCTTGCGCAGTGCCGCAATGTGGCGCACCGCCGCCATGATCGGGCTGGTCTGCACGGCGGTCGTAGGGTTCGAGCAGCTTCACAAGACGCTGCGCAACCAAGGCAGCGATACGATCCATGTCACGCGCCCGCATCTGACCGCACATCTGGTCGATGACGGGCCGGGCGTTGATTACCTGCGCCGCGCCTGTCCAGATGTCGGCTTCCGACTATGCGCGTATGTCGATCACCTGCCTATCGAGTGGCGCGACTTCCTGTTTGGTGGGTCCGAACCGGGCACGCGTTTCTTCGCCGATGGCCCGCCAGAGTTGCAAAAAGCCATCAGCCTAGAGCAATTCGCCTTCACGCGCGCCGTTGTCGCGGATGACCCGGTCGCGGTATTGGATTTCGCAACAGCTGCCTTCCTGCGCCAAATGGTCATGTTCGACCCGGCAGGGCTGCTACTGCCCGCCTATTTGATGGAGCGCATGGACGACAGGGCGCTGGCCCTTTTCGACGCCTATCCTGACTGGATGAAAGCACAATTGCGCACGCTTGCCGTGGTCGAACAAGAGCACCTGCTCTCGATGCTGCATATCAGCACCATCGGCTTGACGCTGCTTGCACTGGCGGTGCTGGGACAGGCGCTCTATCGGGGCGCAGAGCACCGCGCGCAACGCGAACTGGTGCTTGTCTGCGCGGCGCTACTACTTGGCGTCATGCTCAATGCGGCGATTTGCGGGGTTCTGGCATCGCCCTATGACAGGTTTCAGGCGCGCATCATCTGGCTGGTCCCGCTGGCCGGGCTGGCGCTGATCGCGGCACGCCGCGCGCCCGCTGCGCGCAGAAACGGTCCCGACCCACATAAACCGGAAAGACCTTTCACATGA